From the Methanocella sp. genome, the window GAGAACAGGCTGATCTCATAGAAGATGATGAGCGGCACGCCGACCATGATCTGGGTGATAACGTCAGGGCTCGTGACCAGGGCCGCGACGATGAGTATGATCACCCACATGTGGCGCCGGTATTTTTTAAAGATGTCCACACTGACGATGCCCGACCTGGCCAGAGCGTTCATTACCAGGGGGAGCTCGAAGACCAGGCCGAACACGAGCGTTGTGAGCATGGCGAAGTTCACGAAGTCGGAGACCCGCCAGTTGCTGGCCACGCCCGCGTCGCCCGCGCTGTTGATGAGATACTGGAACACCAGCGGCAACATCAGGAAGTACGAGTAGGCGCATCCCACGAGAAAGAGCGCGACCGCGAGGACGGCCACGAGCACGAGCGTGGCTTTGCTGACCTTAAAGCGCTCTCCGAGCTTTAGCCGGCTTAAATATCGATAGCCGTAATAGAAAACGATCGGCAGCGCTGCCAGAATGCCGATGATGAGCGACAGCTTGAGCTCGAGCATCATGAGCTCCAGGGGCTGCGTCTGGATGAGATGGAAGCTGCCGGAGGTAATATTTTTAATCAGGTCATCCCTCATGCGCCCGATGATCGCGCCGGTGAAGGGGAAAGCTATCACCGATATGACCAGCACATATAGCGCCAGGTAGAGGATGCCTTTTTTAAACCGTGCCAGCAGGGCCGCGATGTCAGTGAACGATACCAGCGTGACCGCCCCTCGAATTATACTGGCTGTAAAAATAAATACTTAGGGGTTTGGGCGGCCCATTTTTTATGTAACGTTGATGTGAGGATAATACCGGTCATTATTTCCCTTGCCCTTCTTTTTTTCCATGAGCACGTCCTCGTAGACATGTTTGGTCTTTTGGGCGATGAGCTTCCAGTCGAACTCGTCCTCAGCGCGCCTGCGGCCTGCCCGGCCCATGGCCTTCATCTTTTCCGGGTCGTCCAGCAGGGCGTTGATCTTTTTGGCGAGCGCCTCCGGGCTCCGCATGGGCACCACGTAGCCGTTATAGCCGTCTTTCACTAATTCGGCGTTGCCGCCCGCGTCGGTGCACACGACAGGCCTCGAGGAGGACATGGCCTCCAGAATGGCGATCGGCAGTACCTCCCACACCGAGGGCAGCACGAACATGTCGCAGGTCCCATACGCCTCTTTAAGCATGTCCTCGGACATATAGCCGGAAAATATGACGCTCTTCTCCAGGCCCATGGCTTTTACTTTATTTTTCAGGCCTTCCAGGGCACTGCCCCGGCCCACGAGGAGCAGCTTCGCGTCCCGGTGTTCTTTAAGCACGAGGGGCATGGCGTCGATGAGGTAGGGCACGCCCTTCTGCGTGATCATCCGCCCCACGAAAAGGAGCATGGGGCCGTCGATGCCGTACTGCCGGCGCACGTTCGTGGCGGCCGTGGGCTTGAAGGCGCTCACGTTGATGCCGTTGTGCACAGGCACGATCTTACTCTCGTCGATGTGGTATTTGGCGATGTCGTGCCTGACCCACTCGGAGACGGCGATGATCCGGTCGGCCATGGCGAAGGGCCAGCGGCCGATAGCCCAGTCGTAAGCCGAGCCGAAGACGGTGATGGGCAGCGAAATCCCTAAAGGCCGGGCGTTGTGGATGGTCATAATGAACGGCTTGCCGCGGAGCTTCGCGTAGAGCGCGGCCGTATCGAAGTCCACGAAGAACCGGTTCTGTAAATGAATTATGTCGAAGTCGTTCTCATCGTCCAGCCTTTTCAGGTAATGCGGAAAGAGCACAGACAGGACGAGGGGGGGCGGATAGAAGCCCGGCACTTTCACGCTCAGGCAGGGCACGCGGTGCACTTTCACGCCGTTAAGCTCCTCGTAGGCCGGCGTGCCGTCTATTCTGGCCGTGACGACTGTCACGTCCACGCCCTGCCTCACCAGCTCCTGCGACAGCTCGAGCATGTGCTTCTCCACGCCGCCCGAGAACGGGTGGAACAGCGCGTTGACCAGGCAGACCTTCATCTTATCATCCGCACAAATTTACAATTGCCGTTCCATAAGACAGTGCGCTATTTAATGATTGCGCAACTGACTAATACCTGCTAATCCAATATGACATTTCACATGCTCAACGCAAGAGTGGGCCGGGGCACGACGGAGGGCATCGGGCACGTCTTCTCGGACGCCGCCAGGACCGTCCCAGTTACCGACCTGTCGGAGCGCCGATACATCAATAACCTGATGGACAGGGCAAGGCAGGGAGAGCTGGGCGTCTACACGCTCATGCGGGACGGCCACGTATCCGGCGTCATCTGCTACCGGGCGCTCGACGGGGACGCCGAGCTGGTCTTCGGCCACGTCATCGGCGGCAGCTGCGAGGCGTTTTTCCTGAAGGGCGCGGTCGACGGCCTCTTTAGCGAGGGCATGCACACCATCCGGAGTAACTTTAACTGGCCCGATCCCCGGGGCTTCATTCCTGCCGCAAGGGACCTGGGGTTCATCGTGACCGAGCGCATGGGCATGAGCATGAGCCCTGTCCCGGCCAAGCCGTCGTATGGCGGCTTCGACATAATGCCCTGGAAGGACGCCTACCTGGGCGAAGTGTGCCGCATCATGTGCGAGAACCAGGCTCCGGCAGACCTGCCCGTGTACCCCATGTTCAGCCGCCCTGAGGGTGTCCGGGCGCTCATGGACAGTGTCGTGGCGGATCGCCATGGCCGGTTCCTCCGGCGGCTGTCGTTCGTGGCATCGTCCGGCGGCCGGCTCGTCGGCTTCATCGTCTCCACGATGCTCTCCGACGGCAGCATCCTTATCCTGGATTTAGGCGTGGACGGCGGCTACAGGAAAAAGGGCATCGGCGGTGCGCTGCTCGACCGCCTCATCGGCGACGCCTACCGTGAAGGCCATGGCGAGATCGTGCTGGCCGTGACCTCCAATAACTACGACGCCATACGGCTCTATGAGCGCAAGGGCTTCAAGGTGAACGGCTACTTCCGGCAGCACGTCCTGTCAAAGGTCTATCCCGCTAATCCCTGGGGCGGTACTCGGAGTCTATGATCTCGCGGATCTTGGAGGCCGTCTTTTCGCCCACCTTATCCACTTCCATGAGCTCCTCCTTCGAGGCGCCCACGATGCCCTTGACGGAACCGAAATGGCGCAGCAGGTTTTTAGAGATGACCGGCCCGACCTCGGAGATGGCCGAAACCAGGTACTCCTGCCGCTCGGAGAGGGTGTGCGAGGCCTTCTGGGCGTGGGGGTTCACGCTCCGCTTCCGCTCCACCTGCTCCCGGCGGGCGATGGAGAACAGGAAAGCCGCCGTTTCGGCCTCGTTCGCCGTGAAGATGATGGGCACCCCGTAGTCGACCGCGATGGAGGCCAGCACGCCGTGGATGACGCTGGGGCTGATGCGGCGCTTCGTGTAGAGGCCGTCGCCCTCGAGGAAGAGCAGGGGCCGCATGTAGGCGTGCTTCATGGCGATTATCTGCTCGAACAGGCTCCTGTCGGCGCCGAAGAGCGTGTCTAAAAAGTCGTCCGTGGTCTTACGCTCCACACAGACCCGGTCGGAGAGCACGTAGTCGCCCACTTCGAGCGTTTTTATGTTAAGCGAGGCCTTCATTTCCTCGAGGCTCTTTACGACGGCTGAGCGCATCTCCCGGATGTCCACGTAGATCTCGACGGCCTCGGGCGGCTTATCCCCGGCCCCGAACTCCCGAAGGCTGCTCTGTCCCGCGGGCGGCAGGGGCGGCGTCGTCTCCGGTATTTTTTGAATCCCGCCATTCTCAAGCATATCGGACATCCGCTGGCCGTCCTTCATGTCGTTCATGGTGCGGTACATCTTCTTTTCCTTCGCCTGGCTGACGCGATACGTGCCCTCGTCCCTGGTGCCCCTGGACATGAGCACGACCACCCGGCCCACGGCGTTCCTGCCCGTCCTCCCCCTGCGCTGGATGCTCCGTATTTCGGATGGCACGGGCTCGTAGAATATCACGAGGTCCGTCGAGGGGATGTCCAGCCCCTCCTCGGCCACGGAGGTCGCTATCAGCGTGTTGAACTCGCCGGCCCGGAACGCGTCCAGTATCTCCACCTGCTTTTTCTGGGTGAGCCCCTTATCGTTTAGCCTGGAGGCCTGGCCT encodes:
- the tatC gene encoding twin-arginine translocase subunit TatC, yielding MFTASIIRGAVTLVSFTDIAALLARFKKGILYLALYVLVISVIAFPFTGAIIGRMRDDLIKNITSGSFHLIQTQPLELMMLELKLSLIIGILAALPIVFYYGYRYLSRLKLGERFKVSKATLVLVAVLAVALFLVGCAYSYFLMLPLVFQYLINSAGDAGVASNWRVSDFVNFAMLTTLVFGLVFELPLVMNALARSGIVSVDIFKKYRRHMWVIILIVAALVTSPDVITQIMVGVPLIIFYEISLFSMRFTVPKANAVKPLENS
- a CDS encoding glycosyltransferase family 4 protein, which translates into the protein MKVCLVNALFHPFSGGVEKHMLELSQELVRQGVDVTVVTARIDGTPAYEELNGVKVHRVPCLSVKVPGFYPPPLVLSVLFPHYLKRLDDENDFDIIHLQNRFFVDFDTAALYAKLRGKPFIMTIHNARPLGISLPITVFGSAYDWAIGRWPFAMADRIIAVSEWVRHDIAKYHIDESKIVPVHNGINVSAFKPTAATNVRRQYGIDGPMLLFVGRMITQKGVPYLIDAMPLVLKEHRDAKLLLVGRGSALEGLKNKVKAMGLEKSVIFSGYMSEDMLKEAYGTCDMFVLPSVWEVLPIAILEAMSSSRPVVCTDAGGNAELVKDGYNGYVVPMRSPEALAKKINALLDDPEKMKAMGRAGRRRAEDEFDWKLIAQKTKHVYEDVLMEKKKGKGNNDRYYPHINVT
- a CDS encoding GNAT family N-acetyltransferase, with protein sequence MLNARVGRGTTEGIGHVFSDAARTVPVTDLSERRYINNLMDRARQGELGVYTLMRDGHVSGVICYRALDGDAELVFGHVIGGSCEAFFLKGAVDGLFSEGMHTIRSNFNWPDPRGFIPAARDLGFIVTERMGMSMSPVPAKPSYGGFDIMPWKDAYLGEVCRIMCENQAPADLPVYPMFSRPEGVRALMDSVVADRHGRFLRRLSFVASSGGRLVGFIVSTMLSDGSILILDLGVDGGYRKKGIGGALLDRLIGDAYREGHGEIVLAVTSNNYDAIRLYERKGFKVNGYFRQHVLSKVYPANPWGGTRSL